The Myxococcota bacterium genome has a segment encoding these proteins:
- a CDS encoding CaiB/BaiF CoA-transferase family protein encodes MAEPRGPLSGIRILEIAGIGPGPFAAMMLSDMGAEVLRVDRAQAVPAAPPAGASKDVLARGRRSVALDLKHPDGVAALLRLVEGADALIEGFRPGVMERLGVGPDACLARNPRLVYGRMTGWGQDGPMAHAAGHDINYIALAGALDPIGRAGGPPVPPLNLVGDFGGGGMLLAYGVVCALLEARTSGRGQVVDAAMVDGAALLMGFFHGMRAMGVWKDERGTNMLDTGAHFYDVYETSDGKYVSIGSIEPQFYAELLDKVGLAGRELPRQMARDEWPAMKERLAAIFRTRTRDEWCALMEGSDVCFAPVLSMDEAPRHPHNRERSTFVEVAGFLQPAPAPRFDRTRPAVPAPPAHPGQHTDRALADWGFGADEIAKLRAAKAIA; translated from the coding sequence GTGGCCGAGCCCCGTGGACCGCTCTCCGGAATCCGAATCCTCGAGATCGCGGGCATCGGGCCCGGCCCGTTCGCGGCGATGATGCTCTCCGACATGGGCGCCGAGGTGCTGCGCGTCGATCGCGCGCAGGCCGTTCCCGCCGCTCCGCCGGCCGGCGCGTCGAAGGACGTGCTCGCGCGCGGGCGCCGCAGCGTCGCGCTCGACCTCAAGCACCCCGACGGCGTCGCCGCGCTGCTGCGGCTCGTCGAGGGCGCGGACGCGCTGATCGAGGGCTTCCGGCCGGGCGTGATGGAGCGGCTCGGCGTCGGGCCCGACGCGTGTCTCGCGCGCAACCCGCGCCTCGTCTACGGGCGCATGACGGGCTGGGGCCAGGACGGTCCGATGGCGCACGCCGCGGGCCACGACATCAACTACATCGCGCTCGCGGGCGCGCTCGACCCGATCGGCCGCGCGGGCGGGCCGCCCGTGCCGCCGCTCAACCTCGTCGGCGACTTCGGCGGCGGTGGCATGCTGCTCGCCTACGGCGTCGTGTGCGCGCTGCTCGAGGCGAGGACGTCCGGGCGCGGGCAGGTCGTCGACGCGGCCATGGTCGACGGCGCCGCGCTGCTCATGGGCTTCTTCCACGGCATGCGCGCGATGGGCGTGTGGAAGGACGAGCGCGGCACCAACATGCTCGACACGGGCGCGCACTTCTACGACGTCTACGAGACGAGCGACGGGAAGTACGTGTCGATCGGCTCGATCGAGCCGCAGTTCTACGCCGAGCTGCTCGACAAGGTCGGCCTCGCCGGACGGGAGCTGCCGCGCCAGATGGCGCGCGACGAGTGGCCGGCGATGAAGGAGCGGCTCGCCGCGATCTTCCGCACGCGGACGCGCGACGAGTGGTGCGCGCTCATGGAGGGGTCGGACGTGTGCTTCGCGCCCGTGCTGTCGATGGACGAGGCGCCGCGCCACCCGCACAACCGCGAGCGCTCGACGTTCGTGGAGGTGGCCGGCTTCCTGCAGCCGGCGCCCGCGCCGCGCTTCGATCGCACGCGGCCCGCCGTGCCTGCGCCGCCCGCGCACCCGGGCCAGCACACCGACCGGGCGCTCGCCGACTGGGGCTTCGGCGCCGACGAGATCGCGAAGCTGCGCGCGGCGAAGGCGATCGCCTAG
- a CDS encoding HAD family hydrolase: MAIRLVALDLDGTALDSRAELRPSVVAAVARAHERGVRVVACTGRRYRTALPAIRALGLEGPAVVQNGVVVRDAATGATLARQALPHALYDRVLVAYRRVGSPLVYVDDPATDFYYEPIERAHAFQADYLRDHGAAGRVVDDLAQRPDVPVVMMSCMADGEALGRVHAELRSEFGGAARTHQIRNKNYRGDILEVVSPDAGKWAGVRWVCAHWGVDPSEVLAIGDDANDAEMIEHAGIGVAMANAVDAAKRVADFVVEDNDADGAAIAIDRFAR; this comes from the coding sequence ATGGCCATCCGGCTCGTCGCCCTCGACCTCGACGGCACCGCGCTCGACTCGCGCGCCGAGCTGCGCCCGTCGGTCGTCGCCGCCGTCGCGCGCGCGCACGAGCGCGGCGTGCGCGTCGTCGCGTGCACGGGGCGCCGCTACCGCACGGCGCTCCCCGCCATCCGCGCGCTCGGGCTCGAGGGGCCGGCCGTCGTGCAGAACGGCGTCGTCGTCCGCGACGCCGCGACGGGCGCGACGCTCGCGCGCCAGGCGCTCCCGCACGCGCTCTACGACCGCGTGCTCGTCGCCTATCGCCGCGTCGGCTCGCCGCTCGTCTACGTGGACGACCCCGCGACCGACTTCTACTACGAGCCGATCGAGCGCGCGCACGCGTTCCAGGCCGACTACCTGCGCGACCACGGCGCCGCGGGCCGCGTGGTCGACGACCTCGCACAGCGGCCGGACGTGCCGGTCGTGATGATGAGCTGCATGGCCGACGGCGAAGCGCTCGGGCGCGTCCACGCCGAGCTGCGCAGCGAGTTCGGCGGCGCGGCGCGCACGCACCAGATCCGCAACAAGAACTACCGCGGTGACATCCTCGAGGTCGTCTCGCCCGACGCGGGCAAGTGGGCGGGCGTGCGCTGGGTGTGCGCGCACTGGGGCGTCGACCCGTCCGAGGTGCTCGCGATCGGCGACGACGCGAACGACGCCGAGATGATCGAGCACGCCGGGATCGGCGTCGCGATGGCGAACGCCGTCGACGCCGCGAAGCGCGTCGCGGACTTCGTCGTCGAGGACAACGACGCCGACGGCGCGGCGATCGCGATCGACCGCTTCGCTCGCTAG
- a CDS encoding prohibitin family protein: protein MNPRWGIPLAIGLALLVFGGRFFRLIPPGHVGVAELFGKVQDEAYQEGFHVVNPLFRWHVFDVRQRTHKEEALVPTRDQLQTKIDVSVQYRFVGAMAPDIVRTTGSETQMLNVHLIPTLRSMVREQGATITKAEDFFLDVTREKIETGLLAALRERLAPKGFEIQDVLVRDIALPAVLAQAIEQKKEREQAVERQKAELERFRTEQMQKVALAEAERRAAEEEAAKRRILADARAYEIREINKASAANPAYVQLQALEALKEMSKDPAAKIYWMDGKSANPLPLMHMGDAR from the coding sequence ATGAACCCGCGCTGGGGCATCCCGCTCGCGATCGGCCTGGCCCTGCTCGTCTTCGGCGGCCGCTTCTTCCGGCTCATCCCGCCGGGCCACGTCGGCGTCGCGGAGCTGTTCGGCAAGGTGCAGGACGAGGCCTACCAGGAGGGCTTCCACGTCGTGAACCCGCTCTTCCGCTGGCACGTCTTCGACGTCCGGCAGCGCACGCACAAGGAGGAGGCGCTCGTCCCGACGCGCGACCAGCTGCAGACCAAGATCGACGTGAGCGTGCAGTACCGCTTCGTCGGCGCGATGGCGCCCGACATCGTGCGCACGACGGGCAGCGAGACGCAGATGCTGAACGTGCACCTCATCCCGACGCTGCGGTCGATGGTGCGCGAGCAGGGCGCGACGATCACGAAGGCCGAGGACTTCTTCCTCGACGTCACGCGCGAGAAGATCGAGACGGGCCTGCTCGCGGCGCTGCGCGAGCGCCTCGCGCCGAAGGGCTTCGAGATCCAGGACGTGCTCGTGCGCGACATCGCGCTGCCGGCCGTGCTCGCGCAGGCGATCGAGCAGAAGAAGGAGCGCGAGCAGGCCGTCGAGCGCCAGAAGGCCGAGCTCGAGCGCTTCCGCACCGAGCAGATGCAGAAGGTCGCGCTCGCCGAGGCCGAGCGGCGCGCCGCGGAGGAGGAGGCCGCGAAGCGGCGCATCCTGGCGGACGCGCGCGCCTACGAGATCCGCGAGATCAACAAGGCCTCGGCGGCCAACCCGGCCTACGTGCAGCTCCAGGCGCTCGAGGCGCTGAAGGAGATGTCGAAGGACCCGGCGGCGAAGATCTACTGGATGGACGGCAAGAGCGCGAACCCGCTCCCGCTCATGCACATGGGCGATGCTCGCTAG
- a CDS encoding MOSC domain-containing protein — MTTELRKEAFGPEGDPARHLPLDALESGLAALPASPRDAGVLRLVAFRRPDGVRETPARTRLTPGEGVPGDGWARRPPRDPQAQLAVIHHGVAALVANGQPLPHFGDNLYVDLDLSAENLPFGTRLRVGDALVEMTPKPHDGCAKFRQRFGADALRFVQAGPTRPRNLRGVYWRVVEEGAVEVGAPVVVVERPA, encoded by the coding sequence ATGACGACCGAGCTGCGCAAGGAGGCGTTCGGGCCGGAGGGCGACCCGGCGCGTCACCTCCCGCTCGACGCGCTCGAGTCCGGCCTCGCGGCGCTGCCCGCGTCGCCGCGCGACGCGGGCGTGCTGCGCCTCGTCGCGTTCCGCCGCCCCGACGGCGTGCGCGAGACGCCCGCCCGCACGCGCCTCACGCCGGGCGAGGGAGTGCCCGGCGACGGCTGGGCGCGTCGTCCGCCGCGCGACCCGCAGGCGCAGCTCGCCGTCATCCACCACGGCGTCGCCGCGCTCGTCGCGAACGGCCAGCCGCTCCCGCACTTCGGCGACAACCTCTACGTCGATCTCGACCTCTCGGCCGAGAACCTGCCCTTCGGCACGCGGCTGCGCGTCGGCGACGCGCTCGTCGAGATGACGCCGAAGCCGCACGACGGGTGCGCGAAGTTCCGCCAGCGCTTCGGCGCGGACGCGCTGCGCTTCGTGCAGGCGGGGCCCACGCGCCCGCGCAACCTGCGCGGCGTGTACTGGCGCGTCGTCGAGGAGGGCGCGGTCGAGGTGGGCGCGCCGGTCGTGGTCGTCGAGCGGCCGGCCTAA
- a CDS encoding MATE family efflux transporter, with translation MSEPDPSEAPGPPIAASAAAAAGAPGLRAQFRHRDHTRGSLWTSLFVLAVPLLATSLSTVVYQLVDLKFIASIGEQAVSAVVVTNQSFRQIVMILLMGASFGAQGMISRLVGEGRIADAEHVAGQVATAGAAIALLVALAGLAFGREMLSVMNVSPAVAELALPYLRITFTLGFGWIFVTLLGAVLNGAGDATTPMIVMIVQTSVSLVTEYLLVYGMLWLPALRIESIAIGQAIGQGLGVAISFAVLFRGASRVHVRLRHLAPDPVVMRAFFAQAWAPALQMFGTFAVNFYFLRLAGSFGDKAQTAYSIGLRIAMAGPMLAFPLAGACATLVGQNLGAGSVRRAWKSLWVGLAAHATLLVSVGVALLVFRVPFVSLFTDDPEVLALGSELLVYQGFAFVGWAFYFVFFRALQGAGDVVVPMVMATGNALFVTLPVGWYLATQAGWGPSGLFAATLAGAVTVTAATSVYVLSGRWTRPFRTAR, from the coding sequence GTGAGCGAGCCCGACCCGTCCGAAGCGCCCGGTCCGCCGATCGCCGCGAGCGCGGCCGCGGCGGCGGGCGCACCCGGCCTGCGCGCGCAGTTCCGCCACCGCGACCACACGCGCGGAAGCCTCTGGACGTCGCTCTTCGTGCTCGCCGTGCCGCTGCTCGCGACGAGCCTGTCGACGGTCGTGTACCAGCTCGTCGACCTGAAGTTCATCGCGTCGATCGGCGAGCAGGCCGTCAGCGCCGTCGTCGTGACGAACCAGTCGTTCCGGCAGATCGTGATGATCCTGCTGATGGGCGCGAGCTTCGGCGCGCAGGGGATGATCTCGCGCCTCGTCGGCGAGGGCCGCATCGCGGACGCCGAGCACGTGGCCGGCCAGGTCGCGACCGCCGGCGCCGCCATCGCGCTGCTCGTCGCGCTCGCCGGGCTCGCCTTCGGCCGCGAGATGCTGTCGGTGATGAACGTGTCCCCGGCGGTCGCCGAGCTCGCCCTCCCCTACCTGCGGATCACCTTCACGCTCGGCTTCGGCTGGATCTTCGTCACGCTCCTCGGCGCGGTGCTGAACGGCGCGGGCGACGCGACGACGCCCATGATCGTGATGATCGTGCAGACGAGCGTGTCGCTCGTGACCGAGTACCTGCTCGTGTACGGGATGCTGTGGCTGCCCGCGCTGCGCATCGAGAGCATCGCGATCGGCCAGGCCATCGGGCAGGGGCTCGGCGTCGCGATCTCGTTCGCCGTGCTCTTCCGCGGCGCGAGCCGCGTGCACGTGCGCCTGCGCCATCTCGCCCCCGACCCGGTGGTGATGCGCGCGTTCTTCGCGCAGGCCTGGGCGCCCGCGCTCCAGATGTTCGGGACGTTCGCGGTGAACTTCTACTTCCTGCGGCTCGCCGGGAGCTTCGGCGACAAGGCGCAGACCGCGTACTCGATCGGGCTGCGCATCGCGATGGCCGGGCCCATGCTCGCGTTCCCGCTGGCCGGCGCGTGCGCGACGCTCGTCGGCCAGAACCTCGGCGCCGGCAGCGTGCGGCGCGCGTGGAAGTCGCTCTGGGTCGGGCTCGCCGCGCACGCGACGCTGCTCGTCTCGGTCGGCGTCGCGCTGCTGGTGTTCCGCGTGCCGTTCGTCTCCCTCTTCACGGACGACCCCGAGGTGCTCGCGCTCGGGAGCGAGCTGCTCGTCTACCAGGGCTTCGCCTTCGTGGGCTGGGCCTTCTACTTCGTCTTCTTCCGCGCGCTCCAGGGCGCGGGCGACGTCGTCGTCCCGATGGTGATGGCGACGGGCAACGCGCTCTTCGTCACGCTGCCGGTCGGGTGGTATCTCGCGACGCAGGCCGGCTGGGGCCCGAGCGGGCTCTTCGCGGCGACGCTCGCGGGCGCCGTCACCGTCACCGCCGCGACGAGCGTCTACGTGCTGTCCGGCCGCTGGACGCGGCCGTTCCGCACGGCTCGTTAG
- a CDS encoding DNA-formamidopyrimidine glycosylase family protein produces the protein MPELPDLTVYLEALERVAGGAVLERAELTSASLLRTVDPPLAAAEGRRVVDLRRVGKRIAIGLRGDGAAADAPGDDDLYLVFHLMVAGRLRWRPDGARAPRGRAPRSVHARLRFGPAPSGASAGGTLVLTEAGTRKRATLHVVRGRAALAAHDPGGLEPLATPLDAFAARLRSESHTLKRALTDPHLFAGIGNAYSDEILHRAQLSPVALTGSLDDDAVARLHAAVGATLVAWTERLRARAGDAFPEEVTAFRAEMAAHGRYGQPCPRCGAPIQRIVHASNETNYCAPCQTGGRLLADRALSRLLKRDWPRSLEELERRRADQAAPAPAPRRRRGSDA, from the coding sequence ATGCCCGAGCTCCCCGACCTCACCGTGTATCTCGAGGCGCTCGAGCGCGTCGCGGGCGGCGCCGTGCTCGAGCGAGCCGAGCTCACGAGCGCGTCGCTGCTGCGCACGGTCGACCCGCCGCTCGCCGCCGCCGAAGGGCGCCGCGTCGTCGACCTGCGGCGCGTCGGGAAGCGCATCGCGATCGGGCTGCGCGGCGACGGCGCCGCGGCCGACGCGCCGGGCGACGACGACCTCTACCTCGTCTTCCACCTGATGGTCGCGGGGCGCCTGCGCTGGCGGCCCGACGGCGCGCGCGCGCCGCGCGGGCGCGCGCCGCGCTCCGTGCACGCGCGGCTGCGCTTCGGGCCGGCGCCGTCGGGCGCGAGCGCGGGCGGCACGCTCGTCCTGACCGAGGCCGGCACGCGCAAGCGCGCGACGCTCCACGTCGTGCGCGGGCGCGCGGCGCTCGCCGCGCACGACCCGGGCGGGCTCGAGCCGCTCGCCACCCCGCTCGACGCGTTCGCCGCGCGCCTGCGCTCGGAGAGCCACACGCTCAAGCGCGCGCTCACCGACCCGCACCTGTTCGCCGGCATCGGCAACGCGTACTCCGACGAGATCCTCCACCGCGCGCAGCTCTCGCCCGTCGCGCTCACGGGCTCGCTCGACGACGACGCCGTCGCGCGCCTGCACGCGGCCGTCGGCGCGACGCTCGTCGCCTGGACGGAGCGGCTGCGCGCGCGCGCGGGCGATGCCTTCCCCGAGGAGGTCACGGCCTTCCGCGCGGAGATGGCCGCGCACGGGCGCTACGGCCAGCCCTGTCCGCGCTGCGGCGCGCCCATCCAGCGCATCGTGCACGCGAGCAACGAGACGAACTACTGCGCGCCGTGCCAGACGGGCGGCAGGCTGCTCGCCGATCGGGCACTCTCCCGGCTCCTCAAGCGCGACTGGCCCCGCAGCCTCGAAGAGCTCGAGCGACGCCGCGCCGACCAGGCAGCACCGGCGCCCGCGCCGCGCCGCCGCCGCGGGAGCGACGCGTGA
- a CDS encoding CoA pyrophosphatase produces MLDTASPPGAPARLDDALRAALARNLARFEPRAAARPRRLRSAAVSVVVTDDDAGRPCFLITRRPTKLRRHAGQWALPGGRLDDGESIVEAALRELEEELGLALAPDRVLGALDVYETRSGFAITPLVVWGGPGCRLTPDPQEVAEVHRVALAELEKPEVPRLERIPESERPVIVLPIFGREINAPTAAVLYQFVEVAVRGKSTRVAHYEQPVFAWK; encoded by the coding sequence ATGCTCGACACCGCATCGCCGCCCGGCGCGCCGGCGCGGCTCGACGACGCGCTCCGCGCCGCGCTCGCGCGCAACCTCGCGCGCTTCGAGCCGCGCGCCGCCGCGCGCCCGCGGCGGCTGCGGAGCGCCGCCGTCTCCGTCGTCGTCACCGACGACGACGCGGGGCGGCCGTGCTTCCTGATCACGCGGCGGCCGACGAAGCTCCGCCGCCACGCGGGCCAGTGGGCGCTGCCGGGCGGGCGCCTCGACGACGGCGAGAGCATCGTCGAGGCGGCGCTGCGCGAGCTCGAGGAGGAGCTCGGCCTCGCGCTCGCGCCCGACCGCGTGCTCGGCGCGCTCGACGTCTACGAGACGCGCTCGGGCTTCGCGATCACGCCGCTCGTCGTGTGGGGAGGGCCGGGCTGCCGCCTCACGCCCGACCCGCAGGAGGTGGCGGAGGTGCACCGCGTCGCGCTCGCCGAGCTCGAGAAGCCCGAGGTGCCGCGGCTCGAGCGCATTCCGGAGAGCGAGCGCCCGGTGATCGTGCTGCCGATCTTCGGGCGCGAGATCAACGCGCCCACCGCCGCCGTGCTCTACCAGTTCGTCGAGGTCGCCGTGCGCGGCAAGTCGACGCGCGTCGCGCACTACGAGCAGCCCGTCTTCGCGTGGAAGTGA
- a CDS encoding alpha/beta hydrolase, with the protein MTPPALDEASIRRHRFRGAEPDVEIAAIEWPGDGPPALLHHANGFCAAMWAPVAERLARHFRVFAVDARGHGDSSAPAREGAYAWAAMARDLGAVARAVRDLAGAPRIALGVGHSFGGTLTMTAASAEAGLYARAILIDPVILPRLTRAQRAAAAENPMAERARKRRHAWPSADEALGFFADKPLFADFTPRALRLYVEQALRADASGEVRLKCEGRVEGAIFAGSVDFDPLAVAARADLPLRVLRATRGDFTRAAYEELVATLPRGELGDIEGGHLVPMEQPERVADAILAFAGAPPG; encoded by the coding sequence ATGACGCCGCCCGCGCTCGACGAAGCCTCGATCCGCCGCCACCGCTTCCGCGGCGCCGAGCCCGACGTCGAGATCGCGGCGATCGAGTGGCCGGGCGACGGGCCGCCGGCGCTCCTCCACCACGCGAACGGCTTCTGTGCGGCGATGTGGGCGCCCGTGGCCGAACGGCTCGCGCGCCACTTCCGCGTGTTCGCGGTCGACGCGCGCGGGCACGGCGACTCGAGCGCGCCCGCGCGCGAGGGCGCGTACGCGTGGGCGGCGATGGCGCGCGATCTCGGCGCCGTGGCGCGCGCCGTCCGCGACCTCGCCGGCGCGCCGCGCATCGCGCTCGGCGTCGGTCACTCGTTCGGCGGCACGCTCACGATGACGGCGGCGTCTGCGGAGGCCGGTCTCTACGCGCGGGCGATCCTGATCGACCCGGTGATCCTTCCGCGCCTCACGCGCGCGCAGCGCGCGGCGGCCGCCGAGAACCCGATGGCGGAGCGCGCGCGCAAGCGCCGCCACGCCTGGCCGAGCGCCGACGAGGCGCTCGGCTTCTTCGCCGACAAGCCGCTCTTCGCCGACTTCACGCCGCGCGCGCTGCGGCTCTACGTCGAGCAGGCCCTGCGCGCCGACGCGTCGGGCGAGGTGCGGCTCAAGTGCGAGGGGCGCGTCGAGGGCGCGATCTTCGCGGGGAGCGTCGACTTCGACCCGCTCGCCGTCGCGGCGCGCGCCGACCTGCCGCTGCGCGTGCTGCGCGCGACGCGCGGCGACTTCACGCGCGCCGCGTACGAGGAGCTCGTCGCGACGCTGCCGCGCGGCGAGCTCGGCGACATCGAGGGCGGGCACCTGGTTCCGATGGAGCAGCCCGAGCGCGTGGCGGACGCGATCCTCGCGTTCGCCGGCGCACCGCCCGGCTAG
- a CDS encoding cupin domain-containing protein, with amino-acid sequence MASDLAHPVPVRPEAHAVFAPDKMGKATLFASPRLLVGLNAFEPGQEHALHAHEGMDKVYQVLEGRGLFLLESREVAMDAGTLLVAPAGVPHGIRNTGAGRLVVLAILAPGPA; translated from the coding sequence ATGGCGAGCGATCTCGCGCACCCCGTTCCCGTGCGGCCCGAGGCGCACGCGGTCTTCGCGCCCGACAAGATGGGGAAGGCGACGCTCTTCGCGTCGCCGCGTCTCCTCGTCGGGCTGAACGCCTTCGAGCCCGGCCAGGAGCACGCGCTCCACGCCCACGAGGGGATGGACAAGGTCTACCAGGTGCTCGAGGGGAGGGGCCTCTTCCTGCTCGAGTCGCGCGAGGTCGCGATGGACGCCGGCACCCTGCTGGTCGCGCCGGCCGGCGTGCCGCACGGCATCCGGAACACGGGGGCGGGGCGGCTCGTCGTCCTCGCCATCCTCGCGCCGGGGCCCGCCTAG
- a CDS encoding DNA-3-methyladenine glycosylase produces MKTGGRLDRAFFARPCLEVARDLPGKLLLHRLPDGTVVGGRLVEVEAYLGDGSDPAAHSHPGPTARNRTMFGPPGRLYAYRSYGIHVCVNVVCEPAGRGAAVLLRALEPLAGLDAMRALRGLPRDAGARALARGPGRLAQALGLELAHDGASLLRGALGLYRDAREASGATVRVAAGPRVGITKAAALPYRFWDDGSPWVSAFRPGRSRRRGEAR; encoded by the coding sequence GTGAAGACCGGAGGTCGGCTCGATCGCGCCTTCTTCGCGCGGCCCTGCCTCGAGGTGGCCCGCGATCTCCCAGGGAAGCTCCTCCTCCACAGGCTGCCAGACGGCACGGTGGTCGGCGGCCGTCTCGTCGAGGTCGAGGCGTATCTCGGCGACGGGAGCGACCCTGCGGCGCACTCGCACCCGGGCCCCACGGCGCGCAACCGCACGATGTTCGGCCCGCCCGGGCGGCTCTACGCCTACCGCAGCTACGGCATCCACGTCTGCGTGAACGTCGTGTGCGAGCCCGCGGGCCGCGGCGCGGCCGTGCTGCTGCGCGCGCTCGAGCCGCTCGCCGGCCTCGACGCGATGCGCGCACTGCGCGGCCTGCCGCGCGATGCCGGCGCGCGCGCGCTCGCGCGCGGGCCGGGGCGGCTCGCACAGGCGCTCGGCCTCGAGCTCGCGCACGACGGCGCGAGCCTGCTGCGCGGCGCGCTCGGCCTCTACCGCGACGCGCGCGAAGCGAGCGGAGCGACGGTCCGCGTCGCCGCGGGGCCGCGCGTCGGCATCACGAAGGCCGCCGCGCTGCCGTACCGCTTCTGGGACGACGGCAGCCCGTGGGTGAGCGCGTTCCGGCCGGGGCGCTCGCGCCGCCGCGGCGAAGCGCGCTAG